Genomic window (Actinomycetota bacterium):
CCACGAACACCTGGCCGAGCTGGGCCTCGTGGGGCAGCACCCCGTGGCGGCCGTGGACCCGCAGCCCGCTCAGCAGGATCCGGTCGCCGGTCATGGGCGCAGCACCGGCGAGCCGTGGTGCAGGACCATCCGCCAGCCGTCGCCGTCGCGGCGGAACACGTTGGTGGCCAGCACCTTGGCGTCCTCCATGTCGGGGCCGCCGGCGCCCCCCGAGAGGATGTTCTCGGCGCAGGTGACCCAGGCGGTGTCGGCGTCGACGTGGACGCGGACGTCGGTGAGGAAGAACTGGATGTAGCCGGAGTTGGCGAAGATGGCCACCCAGGACCGGCTGACCTGGGGCCAGCCGGCCATCACGTCCCAGCCCGGGTGGATGCAGCGGACGTCCTCGTCGTGCCGCCAGCACGCCTCCATGCGGTCCATGTCCAGGGCCTCGAAGGCGGCGTAGAACTCCTCGTTGGCCTCGGTCACGGCCTTGACGTCCACCGGGTTCACGTGGCCCCCCAGCGCAGCATCGCCTCGGTCATCCGCACGGACGGGACCAGCGGGGCCACGTCGTGGACGCGGACGATCCGCGCTCCGCGCTCCACCGCCCACACCACCGTGGCCGCCGTGCCCTCGACCCGCTGGTCGGCGGGGCGGTCCAGGGCCCGGCCGATGAACGCCTTGCGGCTGGTGCCGACCAGCACCGGGTGGCCCAGGCGGGTGAGCCGGGCCAGGTTGTCGAGCAGGGCGTAGTTGTCGCGGTCGCGCTTGCCGAACCCGATCCCCGGGTCGACGACCAGGGCCTCGTGGTCGACGCCGGCGAACTCGGCGGCCAGGCAGCGCTCGGTCAGGAACGCCTCGACCTCGGTCACGACGTCGTCGTAGCGGGGGTCGTCCTGCATGGTCGCCGGGGTCCCGAGCATGTGCATCAGGACCAGCGGGACCTTGGCCTCGGCGGCCACCGCGAGCAGCTCGGGGTCGTGGCGGCCGGCGCTGACGTCGTTGATGATGCCGGCCCCGGCGGCCACGGCGGCCGCGGCCACGGCGGCCTTGCGGGTGTCGACCGAGACGGGCACGCCGGCCCTGGCGGCCAGCTCCTCGATCACCGGCAGGACCCGGTCGAGCTCGACCGCCTCGGGCACGTCGGCGGCGCCGGGGCGGGTCGACTCACCGCCGACGTCGAGCAGGTCGGCGCCCTCGGCGGCCAGGGCCAGCCCGTGGGCCACGGCCGCCGCCGGGTCCAGGTAGCGGCCCCCGTCCGAGAACGAGTCCGGGGTGACGTTCACCACCCCCATGACCAGGCAGCGCGTCGACGTCGGCAGGACCCGGTCACCGACCCGCAGGTCGTGCGGGGCGAGCGGCGCTACGGACAAGACGCGGACCTCCCTGGGGCGGATGCCCGGTCATCTTACTTACTGAGCCTACCGAGTCCCGGGTCAGCCCAGGCGGGTCACCCCGAGCAGGTTCATCGCCTCCATACGGGTGGACATGGAGTCGCGGA
Coding sequences:
- the folP gene encoding dihydropteroate synthase, whose protein sequence is MSVAPLAPHDLRVGDRVLPTSTRCLVMGVVNVTPDSFSDGGRYLDPAAAVAHGLALAAEGADLLDVGGESTRPGAADVPEAVELDRVLPVIEELAARAGVPVSVDTRKAAVAAAAVAAGAGIINDVSAGRHDPELLAVAAEAKVPLVLMHMLGTPATMQDDPRYDDVVTEVEAFLTERCLAAEFAGVDHEALVVDPGIGFGKRDRDNYALLDNLARLTRLGHPVLVGTSRKAFIGRALDRPADQRVEGTAATVVWAVERGARIVRVHDVAPLVPSVRMTEAMLRWGAT
- a CDS encoding nuclear transport factor 2 family protein; the protein is MNPVDVKAVTEANEEFYAAFEALDMDRMEACWRHDEDVRCIHPGWDVMAGWPQVSRSWVAIFANSGYIQFFLTDVRVHVDADTAWVTCAENILSGGAGGPDMEDAKVLATNVFRRDGDGWRMVLHHGSPVLRP